From the genome of Pukyongia salina, one region includes:
- a CDS encoding TolB-like translocation protein — MKYRLFLFFFFFFGILAAQPNTEVYLMDLDYEGEDFTFSNFRNISNDTGYDSQPSFQSDNLVLFAANNGGQNDIAQYHIRFNKKFWLHEGSAASQYSPQRISGSQHILSVHLDTTGRQRLFRHHLTSREYTEAHPDLQVAYFAMYNENILVGSVLGDDALDLVVANLKTKQVDTLAYNAGRSFHKVPKSDTMSYTYVNEEGNHDVYQLDMKSFESFFVAQLPIGVQDHVWLSESILLIGSGSKLYTYDLFGDGVWKEVADLSLYKLDNITRLALSPDGTKLALVALPAE; from the coding sequence ATGAAATACCGCCTGTTTCTCTTTTTCTTCTTTTTCTTCGGAATTCTTGCAGCACAACCCAATACGGAGGTCTACCTGATGGACCTCGATTACGAAGGGGAAGACTTTACGTTCTCTAATTTCAGGAATATATCAAATGACACAGGATATGACAGTCAGCCGTCCTTCCAAAGCGACAACCTGGTATTGTTCGCGGCTAACAACGGTGGACAAAATGATATAGCCCAATATCATATTCGCTTTAACAAGAAATTCTGGCTGCATGAAGGATCTGCTGCCAGTCAATACTCTCCTCAAAGAATATCTGGCTCTCAACACATACTTAGTGTGCATCTGGACACCACGGGTAGGCAACGACTGTTTCGGCACCATTTAACCTCTCGCGAATACACAGAGGCTCACCCCGATCTGCAAGTTGCATATTTTGCCATGTACAACGAGAACATACTTGTAGGTTCGGTGCTGGGTGACGATGCACTAGACCTGGTAGTGGCTAACCTGAAAACGAAGCAGGTAGACACCTTAGCATACAACGCCGGACGATCGTTCCATAAGGTTCCTAAAAGTGATACGATGAGTTATACATATGTGAATGAAGAAGGGAACCACGATGTGTATCAACTTGATATGAAATCCTTCGAAAGTTTTTTTGTGGCCCAGTTACCTATTGGCGTTCAAGATCATGTGTGGCTAAGTGAGTCGATATTGCTCATTGGGAGTGGATCTAAATTATATACCTACGATCTTTTTGGAGATGGCGTATGGAAGGAGGTTGCAGATCTATCTCTCTACAAGCTCGATAATATTACCCGCCTGGCCTTGAGCCCTGATGGCACCAAATTAGCCCTGGTAGCCCTTCCTGCAGAATAA
- a CDS encoding acyl-CoA dehydrogenase family protein → MSTTTELNNDLLRGGQFLVKETRCEDIFTPEDFSEEQKMMKESVIEFVDREIWPQKDRFEKKDYALTEEIMRKAGELGLLGIAVPEAYGGLGMGFVTTMLVCDYISGATGSIATAFGAHTGIGTMPITLYGTEEQKQKYVPKLASGEWFGAYCLTEPGAGSDANSGKTKAVLSEDGTHYKISGQKMWISNAGFCDLFIVFARIEDDKYITGFIVENDPENGISLGEEEHKLGIHSSSTRQVFFNETKVPVENMLSERGNGFKIAMNALNIGRIKLAGACLDAQRRVIDTAVKYANERVQFKTPIAKFGAIKAKIAEMATSTYAGESACYRASKNIEDRINIRMAEGNSHQEAELKGVEEYAIECSLLKVAVSEDIQNCSDEGIQIFGGMGFSADTPMEAAWRDARIARIYEGTNEINRMLAVGMLVKKAMKGHVDLLGPAMAVADELTGIPSFETPDYSELLSEEKAMIAKLKKVFLMVAGSAVQKYGPKLEEHQQLLMASADILIEIYMAESAVLRAEKNARRFGEDAQKEQIAMAQLYLYNAVDKISQKAKEGIVSFAEGDEQRMMLMGLKRFTKYQNMPNVVALRNLIAEKVTAENTYPF, encoded by the coding sequence TCCTGAGAGGTGGACAGTTTCTGGTAAAAGAGACCCGTTGTGAAGACATATTTACTCCTGAAGATTTTTCGGAGGAACAGAAAATGATGAAGGAATCGGTGATCGAATTTGTTGACAGGGAGATCTGGCCGCAGAAAGATCGATTCGAAAAGAAGGACTATGCGCTTACCGAAGAGATCATGCGTAAAGCCGGAGAGCTGGGCCTTCTGGGAATTGCGGTTCCCGAAGCCTACGGAGGCCTGGGTATGGGCTTTGTTACAACTATGCTGGTATGCGATTATATCTCGGGAGCCACAGGTTCTATTGCCACTGCATTTGGAGCCCACACAGGGATTGGAACCATGCCGATCACTCTTTACGGTACCGAGGAACAAAAGCAAAAATATGTCCCTAAACTCGCATCCGGCGAATGGTTTGGAGCATATTGTCTAACCGAACCCGGTGCCGGGAGTGACGCCAACAGTGGAAAAACAAAGGCTGTACTATCTGAAGACGGCACACACTACAAGATCAGTGGCCAAAAAATGTGGATCTCCAATGCGGGCTTTTGTGACCTGTTTATAGTTTTCGCACGAATTGAAGATGATAAGTATATCACGGGATTTATCGTTGAAAATGATCCGGAAAATGGTATCTCCCTGGGTGAGGAAGAACATAAATTAGGAATACACTCCTCTTCTACCCGACAAGTATTCTTTAACGAGACCAAGGTCCCCGTGGAGAATATGCTATCGGAAAGAGGAAACGGATTTAAAATTGCGATGAACGCCCTTAATATTGGGCGAATAAAACTGGCCGGAGCCTGCCTGGATGCCCAAAGACGGGTTATAGACACGGCGGTAAAATATGCCAATGAGCGTGTTCAGTTTAAGACTCCTATTGCAAAATTTGGTGCTATCAAAGCCAAGATCGCCGAAATGGCCACCTCTACCTATGCCGGTGAAAGTGCCTGTTACAGGGCATCGAAAAATATTGAGGACAGGATCAATATCCGCATGGCCGAAGGAAATTCACACCAGGAAGCAGAACTGAAAGGTGTGGAAGAATACGCCATAGAATGTTCTTTGCTAAAAGTAGCTGTATCCGAGGATATCCAGAATTGCAGTGATGAAGGTATACAGATTTTCGGAGGGATGGGCTTTAGTGCAGACACCCCAATGGAAGCCGCATGGAGAGATGCACGTATTGCTCGTATTTACGAAGGAACCAACGAGATCAATCGTATGCTGGCGGTAGGTATGCTGGTAAAGAAAGCCATGAAAGGACATGTAGACCTACTCGGGCCTGCTATGGCCGTGGCAGACGAGCTAACCGGTATTCCTTCATTCGAAACGCCGGATTACAGCGAATTACTTTCAGAAGAAAAAGCTATGATCGCCAAACTTAAAAAAGTATTCTTGATGGTAGCTGGTTCGGCTGTACAAAAATATGGCCCTAAACTGGAGGAGCATCAACAACTACTCATGGCATCGGCCGATATCCTTATCGAGATCTATATGGCTGAAAGCGCCGTATTACGTGCCGAGAAAAATGCCAGGCGATTTGGTGAAGATGCCCAAAAAGAGCAAATTGCAATGGCACAACTGTATCTGTACAATGCTGTTGATAAAATTTCTCAAAAAGCTAAGGAAGGAATCGTATCTTTCGCTGAGGGAGATGAACAACGAATGATGTTGATGGGGTTAAAACGATTTACGAAATATCAAAACATGCCTAACGTGGTGGCCTTAAGAAATCTTATCGCCGAAAAGGTTACAGCAGAAAATACTTATCCGTTTTAA